The sequence TCTGAGCTACACATCCAACCTCTGGGAAGACCTGAAAGACCAGCCTTTAAAAGGAACAAAAGTGAACTGGTATAAATCTTCTGGTATAAACTGGTATAAAGCTTCATCAGAGATagggtcaacccggctttgacctagcacgttatgattgggccctcctcattcgctatcgaacaggccatggccggtgcgccgctatgttccatcgctggggagccagagacgacccgaactgcccctgcggctacagacagactatgacccacatagtcaacgactgccacctctccagattcaaagggggtctcgaaacttgacatcaggctcaacctgacgctgttgactggctacggaagaagggcaaacgctagaggaAGAAGAGACAGGGGTGAGGTGTGCTGGGGCCGCAGTAACTGCTGAACACGAGGCTGTGTGGGCAGCTTCCCTGCCCGCAGGGACTTCAGCCCAAAAAGCTGAATTAATTGCCCTCACAAAAGCCCTCAAcctgggaaaagggaaaagacttaACATCTACACTGATAGCTGCTATGCCTTTGCCACAGCCCACATCCATGGAGCTATATATTGAGAAAGGGACTGCTCGCAGCTGAAGGTAAAGCTATAAAAAACCAACAGGAAGTGTTAGACCTATTGGAGGCTATCTGGATGCCAGATGAGGTGGCCATGATACACTGCCCTAGACACCAAAAGGGAGAAGGTCCTGTGGCACAGGGCAACCGCCTAGCGGATGCCACAGCCAGACAAGTCGCATTGGAAAGAACTGACGAATTAGCTCTTTGTCTGCCGGACCCTGGAAAACCCACCCTGCCTGATGggccagaatatacaccagataaTGAGCTCCAGATAAAAAAGCTACCTCTCGCTGACAAGCGTGGTAACTGGTGGGTAACAGCTGATGGTAAACTCATCTTCTCCCAAGCCCAACACCTGCTGCAGCCTATACACAGAACCACCCACctgggacaaagaaaaatggccgAAGTTTTGCAAAAAGCCAGCCTGAGAATCCACAACAAGAACCAACTGATTAAGGAAATAGTTGCAGAATGCAAAGCCTGCAGACTTGCAAATGCTACCAACCAGCCTAGACCTCCCGGGATCGTGAGAAAGGAACCAGACCAGGTGCCTACTGGGAAATGgacttcactgaggtaaaaccTGGAAGGTGTGGGTGTGAATATATGTTGGTGTTTGTAGAcaccttttcaggatggactgaGGCGTTCCCGACCAAGAGGGAGACGGCCCCGACAGCGGTGAAGAAACTACTCGAGATTTTTCCCAGGTTTGGTATGCCCTTTCAGTTAAGTTCAGATGGTGGTCCAGCCTTCGCTTCCCAGGTAACCCAGAACTTGGTAGGTgtccttggggcaaaatggaaattacattgcgCCTACAGGCCCCAAAActcaggacaggtagaaaggatgaatagaactctaaacgagaccttaacaaaattaactgtGGAGACTGGCGTAGACTGGATGactctccttccctttgccctctATAGAGTAAGAAATACCCCCTATACTGCAAAGCTGACCCCATTTGCGATCATGTTCGTCGTCCCcctcccataatcccagccttgaaGTCAGACTTGCTCGCTGATATTAATGATCAGGACATGCTTGCTCGAGTCCAAAAGCGTGTGTGGCCAAGACTGGGAGCAATATATGAAGCTGCACCCCCTCCAAACCCTCATCCCTTCCAGCCCGGAGACTCAGTCTCTCAGTCTCGGTGAGACGCCACCAAAAAGAGACACTGGAGCCCCGGTGGAAAGGACCATACACTGTCATCTTAGCCACACCCATGGCCCTGAAGGTGGATGGTATCGGCCcgtggatccaccactcccacgtCTGTGCAGCAGAAACGGAGTTCAAGACCAGATGGCAACTTAAGTCTGTTCCCAAACACCCGCTCAAGCTCCAGTTGGTCTGCCCGTGACTCTGTagactctttctctcctggtgactCTAATCTTCGTTCCCGCTACTACTGCCCTTCACGCCCCATTGATACCGGGAcagtagtcagaaacagagactggcccaagattgggccctaaaagttacaaaaagacaaggggggggatgtggggttggagaggggccccgaatattgagagcagctatTGACCCGaagccaattgttccttgttccctgtggatatttccacctgtgcccaccctgtgacaactataaaaaggtgggacgagaagGGATCGGGGttgcagactctccctttgcttggaagggtgtcggcggcctaagcttaagcttcctaataaaggctcttgctattgcatgggattctggtcttctttgcctgAGATCCGGACTCAAGCTTCTGGGCATAATACTCACCTCCTGCTcatagtggtgtggggattgaatctgggaggtGAGAGTCTaaggaatgaaaatctttttgcttagccattatgttgtctcctccacCCAAGaagtaaatactttaaaaataagcaaagggAGAGCAAGTAgaggtgcatctggtagagcacacgctacgatgctcaagggcctgggttcaagcaccctgttttcacctgcaggggtgggggaagcagtgctgcaggtggctctcatttcctttccccatctccctctcccctctcaatttgtctctatccaaaataaagattatgatgtctccccagcccaagtctGTAATTTTATAGACTTGTAAGCCATTATTGAatcactgctaaaaaaaaaaaaaaattaggcaaggGGGGGGCAAggaagagcataatggttatgcaaacagactttcatgcctaaggctccaaagtcccaggttcaatccctggcaccaccataagccagagctgagcagggctctggtgtttgtttctctctctctctgtgtctctgtatctctctcaaaaataaaataaaataaaatgtttttttaaaattgcctAGGAGGTGGATTGGTGAAGAAAGTGTTTAAAGTGTTGAGATCTCGCATAACAGgtctacaaaaagactttcatgcctgaggctctaaggtcccaggttcagtccccagcaccaccataagccagagttgatctggagaaggaaaaaaaaaaagtgaattctccagcataaagtcccaggtttgttCCCtaacatatgtgccagagtgatgttcttgtgtctttcctccctcttccccccctcaGATAAATAGAacttaaaattatattaatttttttaaattcagggaaattattttttatatatttttattttttaatatttacttactttagttgccctttcttttttactgttgtagttattattgttgttattagtgtcgtcattgttgcataggacagagagaaatggagagaggaggtgaagacaaggagggggagagaaagacagacacctgcagacctgcttcaccgcttgtgaagcgacccccccgcagctggggagctgggggctcgaaccgggatcctcagcaggtctttgtgctttgcaccacgtgcgcttaacccactgcgctaccgcccaactccccttgtttccttttttatttaagttttcaaAGTAGGCTTGCAGGCGTGAGGTCCCAAGCTCTGGTTGGAGACAGTTCACAGGAAGATGCGCTCACAGTGTGCTGGTCGCAGCCTAGCCAGCCCATCTGCAGCCTGGGAAGCCAGGGGCATAGAGAGAGGGGCTTGTGAGAGTCCAGGCAGTGGGGGAGCTTAGAGGAAGGTCCCCACCCCACAAGACCTGGATTTACGCGGAGCACCCAGTCTGTGCAGCTCTGTCTTGAGGCCTTTGCACGCCCTCTCATTGAATTCTCTTAAGCAGAGTCTTCCTTCACTCCGCTTCACAGAAGAGGACAGAGCGGCTGAGGAGACATGGACCCCACTCAGGGCTGGCACTGGAAATGAGTGCTGCTCCCTTACAGCTCATGTAACTTGATGCTGAGACAACCCCTCCCgtgttctttcttccctccctttcaatGTTCCTGTGGAGTGACCTGACACTTCCTtacacgtacacacacatacCAACACTATACCAGTCTCCTAGCCTCCCTGCCTAAGGCCCCATGTTCCCACTGGAAAATAACCTCAAATTCCCTTGTACCCCAGCCAGGGAagtccatgtcctctccacaGGCCTGAGACATTTCTCTTAAGACAGATGGGGGGAGGGTTGatcagtggcacagcaggttaaacgcacatggcgcatgaagtgcaaggactggtgttaaggatcccggttcgagcccccagctccccacctgcaggggagtcacttcacaggcaggtgtctgtctttctctccccctccctgccttcccctcttatctccatttctccctgtcctatccaacaacaacaacaacaacagtgataaacaacaagggcaacagaagggaaaaaatagtctccaagagcagtggattcatagtgcaggaaccgagtcccagtgataaccctggaggcaaaaaagaaaaagtgagattTGGACTTGAGACCtgatttcctctctttcttatctactaacaggaaagaaaggagagaacaaaccaaagcaccactctggcacatgcaatgccaggaattaaacctggaacttgggacctcatgctcttaAGTGTAATATTCTAAGCCCCACACCACCCATTAGGTTTCATGGTGTACCTTCCTGGGCTTCTCCACATCTTACTGAGGGACAAGCCCTTTCAGACTTGTTACTAGTGTTACTATCTTggctgtttcatttatttattcaacaaatatttatcatACAGCTACTATGTGACAGGCACAGAGCCAGACCATGGGCACAGGGCGGATGGTGGGCTCTCGGCCAGGGAGGCAGCAAGGTCGCACATGCCCAACACAAGTGTGGTGGGGCTGAGTCTGGCCCCGGAGTGCAGAGCCAGAGCCAAGTAAAGGGGAGAGGTCAGGTCCAACGAGGTGGAAGCCCCGTCCCCAGACCCCTCTCCAGCTCCAGACCTAAGTCTAGACTTCTGCAGTCTCCTGAGAGGCCGGGGTGATCCTCAGTACCTGCTCAGCCTCCTTGCTCCCAGAGCTGGCAGTTTGTTGATGACTGATAAACACGCTCCTCTGGGGCCTGATGAGAGCGTGATGGTGGGGATAAGGTCAGAGCTCTGGGCCCTCCATCTGCCATCTGTACCAACTTGGGAGGCCTTCACAAGGGGCTGGGGGGCATGGTTAGACAgcattcccctcccctcacatgCCAGCTGCAGTTAACAGACCACTGAGAAATCCAAAGTCCACTCCCAGCAGGACTGAGCCTGGTGAAAAACAAAGTTGTTTTTTCCTTCCCTACTGCACTTGGGGGCTAAGGGGTGTTCAACCACCCCTCTGCCAGCTGTCACTCTGGAAGAGGTCTGGGTGGGGCAAGCCTGGGCAGGTGTCTTGAGTAATAGCTTCCTGATGGTGAGGGGAGGCTGCAGAAATAttctgctgtggtctgggaggtggcacagtggataaagcactggactctcaaacatgaggtcctgagttcaatctctggcagtacatggaccagagtgatgtctgcttctttcactcctcctatctttctcactataaataaataaaatcttttaaaaaagagaaatattctgCTCCACCCCAAGAAAAGCCCCCAACGGACCCTGCCAGGACAGTGCCCCCTAGACACTGACAGCCCACAGGTTCCTGCTCTTCTCCATTGGAAAaagtacggggggggggggtccatatACCCCTCTGTAAAATGAGAGGAGGACTCCCTAGTGGTGCAGATGGAGGCACCGAAGTGAGTGCTCAGCATCCCACAGCCACAAGCCCTCATAACTCCCCCCACTATTTGTACAGAGTTCATGGCTTTTGCCTTGGGTTTTACAATCCAGGAAAGTGAAGCCAAGAGCCAGGATACCTGGCATGCTATCAGTCACCAAGAGGCTGAGCCAAGAGAGCTGGCAGGGTCTGCCTGCCTGCAGAAGCTGCTCATACCCCACTGTCCCAGCGGAAACAGACAGGATCCCTAATCCCACTTGGGGCTGCTGCCCAGCCCAGTCTGTGGCTCCTTCCCAGTCATTCAGGAAAAGGCCGATCAGCAGAGCTGGCTTTCCAGCACCATCAgggttaacaaaaataaaaaggtggggtgaggggagaaagcacaatggttctgcaaaagacttttcatgcatgaggcatcaaaggtccagggtttgattcccagcaccaccataaaccagactgaacagtgctctggtgataaaAATAAGTGGAAAAGTGGACCCTGAGTGAACGCCAGATGGGTAAAAAGGGGCGGGAGGGGGGAAGCAggcatagcgcagtgggttaagtgcacatggcctgaagcacagGACCAGAGCaacaacaccccccaccccggctcccAACTGagagaggggggtcgcttcacaagtgaagcaagtctgcaggtgtctttctctccctctattttcccctcctctctctgtcccattcaacagcagcagcaataacaataacaataacaaaggcaacaaaatgggaaaaatggcctccaggagcagtggatgcttagtgcagggaccaagccacagcgataaccctggagaaaaaaaaacaagggggggaTGTCTGATAGCCTTTCCTGACAGTGAGCCAAGCTCCTCTTCCTCCAGGCAGAGGGGCGCTGCAGCCATCAGGCCCTGTCCACCAGACCCCGGGGCCTCCTGCAAGTCCAGGAAGGATTCCCAGGAGAGCCTGCAGGAACCCGGCCCACCCCACGTTGGGTGGATTCCCTCCATTCAACCCAGTTCTGTACGCTGGGCCCCACCTGACAGGACGCTCTCCATTGgccaccgggggggggggggggcttcaaccCAGCCCAGGGGATGGGGCAGAAGCAGGCACAAAACAGGGGCTCAGCCAAAGAAGCCGTGGCCCCGAGAGCATGAAGGACTGCTGACGCTTAGCAGAACCGAAGAACAAGCGCCAGAAATCAGCCAGGGCCCCCCGCCGGCTCAGTTCCGGTTCGGAGCCATTGCCGGAGGGGCGCTAGCCCAGACCCCCCCAACACACGTCACCGGAAGTGGTGGGAGCGAGATTGTAAACACCGCCCGTAGCGCCACGCCCCCGCCCGGCCACGCCCCTCGCGCCCACGTGACGCGTCCGCCCCCGCCAGCTCCTCATTGGGCCGCCAGCTTTGTTTACCTTATATGGCCAGGTCCTAACACCCCGAGGCCGTCCATTGGCCAAAGCGCCGCCTCACTCAGACGACGTCATTCGGGACAAAACCATGCAAACAAACCGGGGTATTCTGGGAAGAAGAGTTCGGGGCCGGCTCCGGAAATGGCCccgtcggggggggggggggggatttggcTCTGGCCGGCTGCCAGCCTGGGGCTCGGGAAAAGCGCACGAGATTTCCCGTGGGAAAACGGGAGCCCCCAGTGGCCGGAGGGTCCTCAAGGCTCCTGAGGCCGGTGAGctcgcctgcctgcctgcctgcctgcctgcctgccgctAGACTGTCCTCCGACCTACTGTGCCGAGGGGGAGTGACCCGCTTGCTCACTGAGGGAGGCGGACTTGCGCTGGGGCCTAGGGAGGCTCGGGGGCCTTCCCAGAGGCGGTGTCCCCGAGGCACCTCCATCCATTCGCTGGACGAAATTGGTAGGCACCCAGGGTGCGCCAAATCCCGGGGAGCCTGTGACCCTGTGCTAGACGTGTGCAAGGGTTCCTAAGGCTACGTCCCAAAAGGCTGCGTCCACCACGCTGAAGCTGAGGCCGATATCTGTGCCCACCTGACGACCCTCAGGCTCGGGGTCTCCTCACGCGCCGCCGACGGCCGGGGCCGGACTACAAGTCCCAGTGGCCCCCGCGCGCCGCCGCGTCGCCAGCGGACTACATGTCCCAGCGGCCCCCGCGGCGGCGCGGCAGTGAATCAGAGGCGCACAGTAAATATTTGGATTCGCCGGAGCCGGCTCGCTAATGGTGGACGCGTGAGGCCGAGCAgcgcggcgggcggcggcggcggcgccatGTCCGTCAACATGGATGAGCTCAAGCACCAGGTCATGATCAACCAGTTCGTGCTGACGGCGGGCTGCGCGGCCGACCAGGCGAAGCAGCTGCTGCAGGCGGCCCACTGGCAGTTCGAGGTGCGCGGGGCCCGGGGCTGCGGGTTCGGGCCGGGGTCGCTCCTGGCGGCCGGGTGGGGGGACGCGCGCCCGGGACTCTGCGCGCGCTCGCGGCGAGCGGGACCACCCCGGCGCCCCCCCGGAAGCGGCGCCAGCCCCCGCCGAGCCGAGTCCCCGCCCCGAGTCCCGGCGGAGAGCGGGGACCCcccgcctttgtccaggtagcGGGTCGGTGGCCGGAGACGCGGGGCCTGGGGCCCGCGGGGGTGCGAGTGGGCGCGGGTGTCGGCGGTGTCCACGCACGTGCGCCCGTATTTACCGGGGGGCCGGGGGCGCGCTCCGGGGACACCTGGCCCTCCGCAGCCCGGCGGCCCCGGAAATAAACCCGCGGGGGCCGGGCTCCACCGCTCGCCCAGGTCACGGCCCTGGTCACTCCAGCGGCGTCTGTGCCCGCCGGGACCCGCGTTCGGGCCTGCGGGAGGggtcgggagccgggcggtggatGGAGATGGAGGCGGCTGTGAGTCTGCCCACCCCGGGGAATCTGCTCATCGGCCTTCTGTGTAGGGGTGGTGCCCTGTGTggtctccccacaccccacccccgccctgggCCGTGGGAGCTGGGCGCTCAGGAGGGGCCggccagcccccacccacccccagaccgGCAGCCCCGCCCTGCAGGAAGCTCCCTTCATCAGCCCGTTTGTCTCGAGGGCTGGATGTGGCAGAACTCGCAAAACCACATTCATGGCAGCCCGCTGGAGTCCCACATCTGCACGCCCAGCTCCTTGCCCCTGCCGGGtcaggccgggccgggccgggccgggcaggcaGGTGGCCCCAGGGAGCGAAGCCGGGCAGTGGGAGACCCGGCCTGGAGAACCTGATCCCGCGAATAGGAACGCCGGCTTGGCTTGTGAGGACTGAAGCTGCGGGAAACTCTATCCTGCAAGGGGGTGGCCCCaggggagtgagtgagtgatacgccatctgtgggggggggggggttacagaTACCAGCAGATACACTGAGCCTGAAAGGGGTGTGTGAGCCCCCCAAGCTGAGGTCTCTACACAGACAGAGGGACCCTCATGGCTGCCCATCCCCCTCAGTGCCCCCAGCTGGAGCCTGTTTTTGGGTCACTCTCTGTGATTCAGATGCTAATAGGGCCAgactgcagggggaggggctgtGCTTTCGGCTCAGCTCCTCTCTGGGGGGCCCTTCGCCGGTGGCTGGGGGAAGGGAAGGTCTAGCTGGGGATCACACGGCGGCCAGAGACCAGCTCCCACACCTGGTGTGGGGACACTGGGCTAGGGTGTCTCCAGCAGGACATTCCCAGAATAACTCGTGTAAACTTACTATCCCTGGGAGGCCGGCAGGGTTTCTGGGTGTGTTGGGGGTGCATGAATAAGTGCCAAGTCCGGACTGGGGGGGGCTGCAGGGGTAGGGGCCAGACGGGAACATGGTGACGGGAGGACCCTTCACACACTTGCTGCCACTTGCGCAAGAGCAGCTGGTTCCCTAATTTTTCTTGGCGCCCCTCCCCTGGGTGGAGCCAAGTGTCAGCTTCTTCTGGGGGCGCCTGGGGCCTGCTCTAGGcgcgcccccccacacacacacagctctgccCTAGTTCCCTCTCCCCAGGCTTCAGGGTGGGCAGCCTGGAGACCAGCAAACTCATCCCCTGCAGGGATGGAAAACTTCAGTCAGGCCTGACAAGCCCcccttatgtgtgtgtgtgtgggggggggggggattgcacCCAGACGctcccacccccatcctggtTCAGAGCAGGGAGCCAGCACTAATGGTGATTGTGGCCCTTGTCCACCTGAACTTGGCTCAGACTCTCCCAAGGCTGAGGTCCTTGGGCCTGTCCCCATGTCACAGTGACAGGCTGGTGGGCATCCACTCGAGGGTCAGTGGTCTCAGGGTGGGCACATCCTGGCAGTAAGCAGCACCTTTCCGCCTGCAGACGGCCCTCAGCGCCTTCTTCCAGGAGACGAATATCCCCTACAGTCACCACCACCAGATGGTAAGTGGCCTTGGAGTCCAGTCTGAggggctcccctccccccccccccccgtgtctgcGCTCGCCCAGCCTCTGCCCCTCCTTAGCTCCTGCTGCTGGTGGTGTGTTGGGGGGCCAGGCCCTCCCACTAGAGTGCTTATCCTTATTCTTACCCCTCACAGATGTGCACTCCTGCCAACACCCCCGCCACGCCCCCCAATTTCCCGGACGCTCTCACCATGTTCTCCCGGCTCAAGGCCTCCGAGAGCTTCCACAGTGGCGGCAGCGGCAGCCCGATGGCCGCCACGACCACGTCACCCCCTCCACACCTTCCCCACACGGCCAGCGGCAGCTTCGCAACCCCTGGCTGGCCCTTGGCCACCTCGCCCCCGGGAGGGACGCCGCACCCGCCGCCGCACCCGCCCCTCTGGACTCCTACAGCCCCTGCCCCGGCGTCAGACCGGCCACCCCTGGCCCCCCAGCAGGTCGCTTCAGAACCGAGGGCCCACCCCACCATGGAGGCCGAGAGATAAGGgaggcccctccccctccccgggGCCAGGACCCCGTGGGGCGGGGAGAGGACATCTCTGCGGGACCCCTGCACCCTCGGTCCCTGGAGCCCCAGAGGAGATGCCAGCCAGGTGCAGTGTGTAGTGGCTCCGGGCACATAGGGTGGCGTGGGCTGGCAACACCCACCTTGCATGGATGTGGCTCGGGCCACAGGACAGAACCCGAGAGGAACGGCCTGCCCGCCCGCCGCTGGGCCACCCGGAgctctggggcttggagcctcgCATGTGTGTGTGCAGCCTGTATTTATGCGTGTGTCGCTCTTCAAGACGCCTAGTGTGGGGGCAGCCGGACTTTGCATGTTagagtgagcccccagcccctgcccgcaGCCCCGCTCCCCTCGACGGCCAGCCTTGCTCTTCCCTGCAGAGGATTGTGGGAAACTCCAGGACCTTTCCCTCTCATTCCTCAGTGCCTGCCTGCTGGGGTTGCCCGCAtgcctcccccagagccctggggGCTCCCCatgcccacccctccccctttgcAACAAAGGAGAAGAAAGTTCCCACCCACCACTGGCTCTGTGGTCTTGCCTGGGATCCTGGGCCAGCTGGAGCAGGAGGGCACCCCTGACCCCCCTGGCTTCACGTTGCCATCTTGCTGTCTCTTCCCTCCTGTCTTTTAAACTGTCACCAGGGCTGTCGCTGCtagccactgctcccagcaccaatttttccttttttttttttttctcctattttatttggtaggacaaagaaattgagggaagggggaaataatggggagagaaagatacctgcagccttgtttcaccgctcatgaagctttcccttgcaagtggggggctggggccttgaacccacagcccttgtgcatggcagtgtctgcactcaactgggtgcaccaccatccgcccCTTTCACTATCTCTACTATATGTTCTGGAACCTCCCTGCCACCCAGACCTTTCCCAGGAAGTTAGTGTTCCCAGTCCTGGCCTTGGAGGCAGCCTGGATTTCACTCAGGACTTTCCTCCTGTGGGCCCCAGTGGGGACCCTCCAGCCAGTGTGCCAGGGgtaggggtgagggtgagggagacagtGACAGCTGGACAGAGTCCACCCAACTTGCAGCCCAGTGTTGTGGGCAACACTGAGATGGGCCAGCCAGGGTGGTGGCTGGTAGAGACACGCTGGACCACCACCTTGCCCATACCAGGATAGAGGTCTGGGGGCAGTCAAGGGAGAAGGCAGCTTGGGTCTTTGCAGTGCCCGGTGCAGGCCTGCCAGGCTCCCCTTTGGAAGTCCCCGCCCACGGCCCTGTTCTGGCTCCCAGGAGGCCCCTGACCTGACCTGTTGGATGGGACATGAGCAGCCAGATCTCTCCATCCTTCTGGGGAGCAGTAGTCTCAGGAAGGCCACATCCTCTGTGTTTGTGGAAAGGCACTGACTGAGGCAAGTGCCTGGGTCCTCCTGGCCAGCTGGTCACCAGGATCCCTGGAGTCAGAGCCGGGAAGCGCCATGAGTTTGTGCTCCTGGAGGCAAAGGGAGGCTGCACCCAGCAGGCGAGCTGCACTTGGCCTCTGGGTGCCGCCCACAGCCCAGCGGCACCACCACTGGGAGCGTGAGTCTCCACTCCAGCTCCACTTGGAGAAACGGTCTCAGCTTCTTCACTCAGTCGGA is a genomic window of Erinaceus europaeus chromosome 15, mEriEur2.1, whole genome shotgun sequence containing:
- the UBALD1 gene encoding UBA-like domain-containing protein 1 → MSVNMDELKHQVMINQFVLTAGCAADQAKQLLQAAHWQFETALSAFFQETNIPYSHHHQMMCTPANTPATPPNFPDALTMFSRLKASESFHSGGSGSPMAATTTSPPPHLPHTASGSFATPGWPLATSPPGGTPHPPPHPPLWTPTAPAPASDRPPLAPQQVASEPRAHPTMEAER